A single window of Desulfuromonas sp. TF DNA harbors:
- a CDS encoding type II toxin-antitoxin system RnlA family toxin: MGEVVSHKSLAINRDRIKPTLEGYSEFATITGPRSTGKFEEYIIKTPGQPDALLHIYFLKDGATTINPKVGKNQKTSHELADLIKEKCSVRETNRGNLSLKNVSKDNFNIMLDFVKDECEAKIESIIDLAHGQQFKIRGRQNDVLSINYFNNGSLSIQGKPLLIYTEVIEILCELLPYKDIVASQLRVIDTDISEAEVTDELEAKIPNAHPFLGSKVKAILAPALAYQRVAIEFSDYTSMTFPALKGLEGYLKLLFLEHNITISREGFGDRFRGDPSQLVPDTQQIISCDKTCRAIEKVYDYFRKQRHGLFHVDGTPATTRIIKNRLEADQIINDSLALIEETYTSIKS; this comes from the coding sequence ATGGGGGAAGTCGTGAGTCACAAAAGTCTTGCAATAAACCGAGACCGGATCAAACCTACGCTGGAAGGCTATTCTGAATTTGCCACCATCACTGGGCCCAGGTCCACAGGGAAGTTTGAGGAGTACATAATAAAAACCCCCGGTCAGCCAGACGCGCTACTGCATATATATTTTCTCAAAGATGGTGCCACCACGATAAATCCCAAGGTCGGAAAGAACCAAAAAACATCACATGAATTAGCAGACCTAATTAAAGAAAAGTGTTCCGTTAGAGAAACAAATAGGGGTAACCTTTCCCTAAAAAACGTCTCTAAAGACAATTTTAATATTATGCTCGATTTCGTCAAAGACGAATGTGAGGCAAAAATAGAATCAATAATAGATTTGGCACATGGTCAACAGTTCAAAATTCGGGGCAGACAAAACGACGTTCTTTCCATTAACTACTTTAATAATGGTTCACTCTCTATTCAAGGAAAGCCCCTCCTTATTTATACTGAAGTAATCGAAATTCTGTGCGAGCTGTTGCCATATAAAGACATTGTTGCCTCCCAACTGCGGGTTATCGACACAGATATTTCCGAGGCTGAAGTTACTGACGAACTTGAGGCAAAGATACCTAATGCACACCCATTTCTCGGCAGCAAGGTAAAGGCAATTCTCGCCCCAGCCTTAGCATACCAGAGGGTTGCTATTGAATTTTCCGATTATACATCTATGACTTTTCCTGCACTTAAGGGGCTGGAGGGCTATCTCAAACTGTTGTTTCTCGAGCATAATATCACAATATCCAGAGAGGGATTTGGTGACCGCTTTAGGGGCGATCCATCCCAACTGGTGCCGGATACTCAGCAAATTATTAGCTGCGACAAAACTTGCCGAGCCATTGAGAAGGTGTATGATTACTTTAGGAAACAGCGACATGGCCTCTTTCATGTTGATGGAACTCCTGCAACTACCCGGATAATCAAGAACCGCCTTGAAGCAGATCAGATCATTAATGATTCGCTCGCTCTGATAGAAGAAACCTACACTTCTATTAAATCATAA
- a CDS encoding FAD-dependent oxidoreductase, whose product MPAQIIGFDDNNKRISTQQLLQKIYAALEAGETEFEVLSSGHHNIGGPLWTETGAPLRFRVKNPGQRVGSFALDGTEIIVEGSAPADAGWLNAGATLVIKGDGGDTTAHCAAAGKIYVAGRVGTRSGSLMKHDPAYEPPEFWILKNTGSFSFEFMGGGIGVVCGVGCDGLDSILGDRGCAGMVGGTIYVRGPVQGLSEDVWLLDLDEADRLFLQEGMPVFLDKIERPHLLGELTDFSRWRKIVAKTMRERQVHSRPTMREFRLNKWVEGGIFGELVRDDYNAVAGLVNAGDDRLKVPHWQDKRYAAPCESACPSAIPTQDRINLLRQGKVKEALELVLKYSPFPGSVCGEVCPNLCMDACTRQFLDHPVAMKELGRLSLEAGSPQPKAATGKKVAVIGGGPGGLSAAWQLQLMGHKVTVYEADDEVGGKLTQVIPDERLPRQILHTEIDRIKELGVRIEAGHKVTAREFSTIREANHAVVIASGAHNPVVIPFQGHERLVKGLDFLKEVNAGKNPKVGERVVVIGAGNAGMDVCLGAYAMGAKKVTAIDVQRPAAFQKEIDHHKALGGEVIWPFFTEKIDEKGVHGKDGRFIEADTVIISIGERPDLSYVPREWLTDRGMMDVDGCWQSAHAPGVFAIGDAIAPGLLTHAIGHGREAAEYIDTFLSGGELVAKKKLEMIPQKCLSKELFRPKNRGRFCVTDAKDEANRCLSCGTCRDCSMCLEACPEGAIRRIEKANGAYEYVSDDHLCIGCGICAGICPCGVWGMEQVV is encoded by the coding sequence ATGCCAGCTCAAATCATCGGCTTTGACGACAATAATAAGCGCATCTCCACCCAGCAGCTCCTGCAGAAGATCTATGCGGCGCTGGAAGCCGGAGAGACGGAATTCGAGGTCCTCTCCTCCGGGCACCACAACATCGGCGGCCCCCTGTGGACCGAAACGGGCGCACCCCTGCGCTTCAGGGTCAAGAACCCCGGCCAGCGCGTCGGCTCCTTCGCCCTCGACGGCACCGAAATCATCGTCGAGGGGAGCGCCCCGGCCGACGCCGGATGGCTCAACGCCGGCGCCACCCTGGTGATCAAGGGGGACGGCGGCGACACCACCGCCCACTGCGCGGCGGCGGGGAAGATCTACGTGGCCGGACGGGTCGGCACCCGCAGCGGATCGCTGATGAAGCACGACCCCGCCTACGAGCCGCCGGAGTTCTGGATCCTGAAGAATACCGGCTCCTTCTCCTTCGAGTTCATGGGCGGCGGCATCGGCGTCGTCTGCGGCGTCGGCTGCGACGGTCTCGACTCGATCCTCGGCGACCGGGGCTGCGCCGGCATGGTCGGCGGAACCATCTACGTGCGCGGTCCGGTGCAGGGCCTCTCCGAAGACGTCTGGCTGCTGGATCTCGACGAGGCCGACCGGCTCTTTCTGCAGGAGGGAATGCCCGTCTTCCTGGACAAGATCGAGCGGCCGCATCTGCTGGGCGAGCTCACCGACTTCTCCCGGTGGCGCAAGATCGTCGCCAAGACCATGAGGGAGCGCCAGGTCCACAGCCGCCCCACCATGCGCGAGTTCCGCCTGAACAAGTGGGTCGAAGGGGGGATCTTCGGCGAATTGGTCAGGGACGACTACAACGCCGTCGCGGGCCTGGTCAACGCCGGCGACGACCGCCTCAAGGTCCCCCACTGGCAGGACAAGCGCTACGCCGCCCCCTGCGAGTCGGCCTGCCCCTCGGCCATCCCGACCCAGGACCGCATCAACCTGCTGCGCCAGGGAAAGGTCAAGGAGGCCCTGGAGCTGGTCCTTAAATACTCCCCCTTCCCCGGCTCGGTCTGCGGCGAGGTCTGCCCCAACCTGTGCATGGACGCCTGCACCCGCCAGTTCCTCGACCATCCGGTGGCGATGAAGGAACTCGGCCGCCTCTCCCTGGAGGCCGGCTCCCCGCAGCCCAAAGCCGCGACCGGCAAGAAGGTGGCGGTCATCGGCGGCGGCCCCGGCGGCCTCTCCGCCGCCTGGCAGCTGCAGCTGATGGGGCACAAGGTCACCGTCTACGAGGCCGACGACGAGGTGGGCGGCAAGCTCACCCAGGTCATCCCCGACGAGCGCCTCCCCCGGCAGATCCTCCACACGGAGATCGACCGGATCAAGGAGCTCGGCGTCCGGATCGAGGCGGGGCACAAGGTGACCGCCCGCGAATTCAGCACCATCCGCGAGGCCAACCACGCCGTGGTCATCGCCAGCGGCGCCCACAACCCGGTGGTCATCCCCTTCCAGGGGCACGAGCGCCTGGTCAAGGGGCTCGACTTCCTCAAGGAGGTCAACGCCGGCAAAAACCCGAAGGTCGGCGAAAGGGTCGTCGTCATCGGCGCCGGCAACGCCGGCATGGACGTGTGCCTCGGCGCCTACGCCATGGGAGCGAAGAAGGTCACCGCCATCGACGTGCAGCGGCCGGCCGCCTTCCAGAAGGAGATCGACCATCACAAGGCCCTGGGCGGCGAGGTCATCTGGCCCTTCTTCACCGAGAAGATCGACGAAAAAGGGGTGCACGGCAAGGACGGCCGCTTCATCGAGGCCGACACCGTGATCATCTCCATCGGCGAGCGCCCCGACCTCTCCTACGTCCCCCGCGAGTGGCTCACCGACCGCGGCATGATGGACGTGGACGGCTGCTGGCAGTCGGCCCACGCCCCCGGCGTCTTCGCCATCGGCGACGCCATCGCCCCCGGGCTCCTCACCCACGCCATCGGCCACGGCCGCGAAGCCGCCGAGTACATCGACACCTTCCTCTCTGGCGGCGAGCTGGTGGCGAAGAAGAAGCTGGAGATGATTCCCCAGAAGTGCCTCAGCAAGGAGCTCTTCCGCCCGAAGAACCGCGGCCGCTTCTGCGTCACCGACGCCAAGGACGAAGCCAACCGCTGCCTCTCCTGCGGCACCTGCCGGGACTGCTCCATGTGCCTGGAGGCCTGCCCCGAGGGGGCGATCCGCCGCATCGAGAAGGCGAACGGCGCCTACGAGTACGTCTCCGACGACCATCTCTGCATCGGCTGCGGGATCTGCGCGGGGATTTGTCCTTGTGGGGTTTGGGGGATGGAGCAGGTGGTTTAA
- a CDS encoding glutamate synthase-related protein, producing the protein GKLILQMAGCVGNDNGRCNACNTGLCPVGITTQEPPLVHRLDPEKVAQNIVNYFLAMDTEFKKLMAPIGNSSLPVGRSDALVSVDKSVAERLQIQYVC; encoded by the coding sequence CGGCAAGCTGATCCTGCAGATGGCCGGCTGCGTCGGCAACGACAACGGCCGCTGCAACGCCTGCAACACCGGCCTGTGTCCGGTGGGGATCACCACCCAGGAGCCCCCGCTGGTGCACCGCCTCGATCCCGAGAAGGTGGCCCAGAACATCGTCAACTACTTCCTGGCCATGGACACCGAGTTCAAGAAGCTCATGGCCCCGATCGGGAACTCCTCCCTTCCCGTCGGCCGCTCCGACGCCCTGGTCTCCGTCGACAAGTCGGTTGCCGAGAGGTTGCAGATTCAGTACGTATGTTAA